CTGCACAATAAATTAACCAAAGAGTGAGGCAACATGTGTTGAGAACGGGTAGTGAGTGAGAACACTTGATTATCGTGAGAAGCGATAATATTGAATTAGAATCATTAAATTAATATTGACGGTTTAGATTACATGGTTAGTTACAAATCTCATGCGATCTTCTCTCGtaattaataaaagttatatGTGAGATTTCTCATAAATAATATAATCTAAATTGTTTAATGTAGATCAAATAATTGTAATTAATGTTCTTATTTTATAAGATGAGGCATCCACTTAACATTCTTATTAGGTGAAATTCACACAATAAAAATGTTAACAAGAGGGTTGCTGATATTTTTTTCATTCGATAACCAAGAGTTCTTACCTAATACGTATTTTACATATGTAAAAACTAAAATATTCAAGATCATGTTATTCCCTAATACACCAATGTCTTTAAGCTACATATGAATTGGAGTTACCTCAGTTTCACTCGTCAGATCTAGTTTCTTCATTAGGTATTTTTGGATGAACGAGACAGGTACGCTTCCATCCCTGTGGCAAATACAAGAGATATTATGTTAGACAtgatttatgtttctgtcattcaATAGCGAGCAAAAACCATTTAATTATGAACACATAACCCTTCAGCATGGTATAGCTGAATGAATTACAATAAAATATTAATCCAGAGAGCAATCATATTCTAACTGCAATATTTATTGATGTGAAAAAAATCATTGAGATGCAATTCTGGTTTCTTGAAAGCATATGTGTAACTTcaaattcacatattcatacCGCTTTATTGAGATAGGTCTTTGATATTGATCTTCTGTTTTACCATTTTATTTTCCCTATGCTAAGGTACCTTATGTATTTCCTCAGCGTACAATTGTCACACATACAAAAGTAGTCTACATTGCGCATTGGAGTGAAAAAACAAACGAAAATTGAAAGACTAATAAAGAGATATCTCTAAATTTACAATAGATAAATATCGATAAGACATAGATACTATGTGTTGATTATTGCATATAGGTATATAAGATGTCAAAAATTGTATTCTCTTAGATAAATTACGGAATGCTAAGAGATTGTGATATTCAGATGCACAACCAATGCAAGGTCAAAGTAAGTGATTCCTTCTTCAGTCATTCAATATATTGCTTAAAATTTACTATATATAGATAGTTTTCGCTTATAGATATAATCCATTAAATTCACATATATATTATTCAAAAAAATATGGCGTTATGTGTCGCTCCATgtataaaatttcaatttttaagcATGAAAAAATTGACACTTATCTAATTAACAGAATCAATACTCAACGTTCAAAAATTCTGAAGGAACCTACTTTATTCTCAGATAGCTTGCAGGAATTTGTGGCAAGGGTGCATCTCCTTCCCTGAAACATTAATCTAAAATTAGTACACAATCTTTCAATGTCCTAAAAGTGGACTTATAGAACATAATATGCACACGATTGCATGATATAAGATTATAAGTTATCAATTTAAGTTTCAAAGATGATATCTTACTGGTTTTCAGAAGCTACTAAGGAGAACCAAATTGGACCGCTCATAAAGAGTTTATTGCTGGTAGAATCCACCACAGCTTGGGGTGATATGCCAGATTCTCCAAAAGTTTCCTTTTTCCTGCGTACTCTGCGCAATTTATTGGGTTTTGCTGTGTCTGAAGAAACTGGAAAAGGGCTAATTTTTTCACCCTCAGCTTTTGCCTTGcgtttattttccttatttttgattttttgcaCTTGAGACTCACTTTCATTTACTTGAATGGGTTCAAGTTTAGCAGTGGAACCTTGTGTATTAGACTTGAAAGATTTAGTCCTGCTTGCGACCTCCACTAAACAATTCAGCGGTTTCCAAAGATCCAACTTTGCATCATATGTTTCAGCACCATTCTCTGTTTCTTTATTTGGCGTGGATTGACTACCCTCACTCTGCATCAAGTAAAAGTTCAAGCATAAGAATATAGGTAAACTAGTGCTAGTATCTGCAAAATCAAATGAATAAATATGAAACATTGAGACCGGCAATAATTTGAGAACGCAAAATATTTGATCAAATGTAACAGCATATGTTAGTGTCTGACACACATGTCGGACATTGGCCACGCCTTCAATCGGAAGTATCTGCGCTACACAATAAAACAAGGAGACACGATAACATATAGTGAGCACACAGTGAAGAGCTAGACCGTGTCTTCTGTTACCTGTCCATTGCTCTGGCGCAACTTATTTGAAGTTTCAGGTGAGCTTGAACTCCCGAGACGGTCGTCCAATAATGCTTCCTCTTTCTTAATCGGCTTTTCAAATGAAAAACTAGAGGACTGCAGACTGCTAGCCTTTCTTGTAGGTTTCGTTCTTCTTCCTGTCATGGTTGATTGTGCCGATACCCTTGGTGTGTTGACCACCAAAGATGAAAGAGATCTCTCTTTTCTCTTAGCTGGCAATGGTACTGAAGCCGCGACAACTTCAGGTTCTTTCACTTTTCTTCCCTTTAACGGGAAAATTTTGGCCCTTACATCTTGCTTAGTATGGTCCGGCCTGATAATCCGAAATCAATGTTGTAACTTAGCATGCAGCAATTCAAACATTAATTTCTGTTACAGTTATTCATTACATTAATTTCTGATTTTGCATGTCTTAAAACAATCTACATTAAATATGCTATATACTATTAAACATGTGAAATATTTGTCATGAAAAGCATTGAAAGTAAACCAGCATTATTGTATATATACATTATCATGCAAATCATTATAACTCCCCATCCACATGCATGCATTATTATGATATAAGGCAACAAAATGATATAATCTTGATAGCACCAACATAGCATAAAGCCGAAAGTCATTTtatcatccttacaaaaccactCATGTCACAACATGCATATATAGTTAAATCCATACATTTCAGAGAATAAGAACGAGATGAAAATCGGTCAAAGACGGAGAATGCAGACCTTAGTTTCTCAAGTGGAACACAGCCCAAATCAATGTTGCATTCTGGACAGCATTCCAAATCTTCATCAGTAATTTTGTCATAAATGCACTTCCTGCAAACTGAATACAAATAATATAACTTTTAGCTCAAAAAAGTAGACAGAAAATTCTAGTCAACAAATAGCTATATCATCATAAATAGCTTATCAAAACatcaattaaactttaaatgacaAATAAACAAACCGAAATGTATAAGAAAAAACACATGATATAATAATAATGCTGTTACTTGTGTTATTGCATGCGGTGAAAAACTAGGTAGAAGCTATGAATTTTAGTAACTGAATAGTTGTTATTGTAGTAAAAAGTTCAAACAACTTTCCACCTAGGACATTAATGGAACAACACAACACAAGTGCAAAACACAGACAACAAAAACTACTGAATAATACTTAACCAATCCGAACAACAATGTTTCTGGATTCTGAATAACATCATGAATAATAAtataaagagagagaaataaaaaaatagtatttttttaccGAATGAAATTATGAATCTGGATGAATAGTGAAAGAGGCAAAAACCCAAACAATGGATAATGCAAAAAGttagaaaatatgaaaaatcaGATGAATTAGAAACGGGATTGAAAGAGATCGAAAGGGCTTACACGTGTGAAGACATTCAGATATAGTTGTAGCTTGTTTGAATAGCTTGTTACAGAGTGGGCAAGTCATGCATGCTGCAATCGTCGCTCTCTTGACTCGCACAACTTGATTCGTCATACTTGAAGATTCTCACGATCTTGTTTACCTTCTTTCTCCTTCTCGCTCACACTCAACACGTAATTTCAGTTACTGCATGCTATATCTCTACAACACCGTCGAATTTTACGTTCATTTTGGACGGAATCGTGACCTGCATTAATTGAAGAGAAACAAAGTAtgtgagagaaagaaagaagaaagtgGAATAAGATTGTGTGTAGAATGAGAGTAGAAGAATGGAAGAACCTGATCGGAGAAAATGATTGGGTTTTGGATTTAGGGGGTGTGAATAGAAAATGAGAGGGTGAGATTGGTAAAGATTTGACGTGGGTTATGATGGATTTGGGAAAAGAAAAGAGAGACTGCGGTTGAGTTGAGGATGATCTGAATCGAGAGGACCTGTTCGTGGAAAAGAGCATGAACCAAAAACAAACCCAActcctttctctctctcttctttcttctgtctt
The Vicia villosa cultivar HV-30 ecotype Madison, WI linkage group LG6, Vvil1.0, whole genome shotgun sequence genome window above contains:
- the LOC131610118 gene encoding E3 ubiquitin protein ligase DRIP2-like, with product MTNQVVRVKRATIAACMTCPLCNKLFKQATTISECLHTFCRKCIYDKITDEDLECCPECNIDLGCVPLEKLRPDHTKQDVRAKIFPLKGRKVKEPEVVAASVPLPAKRKERSLSSLVVNTPRVSAQSTMTGRRTKPTRKASSLQSSSFSFEKPIKKEEALLDDRLGSSSSPETSNKLRQSNGQSEGSQSTPNKETENGAETYDAKLDLWKPLNCLVEVASRTKSFKSNTQGSTAKLEPIQVNESESQVQKIKNKENKRKAKAEGEKISPFPVSSDTAKPNKLRRVRRKKETFGESGISPQAVVDSTSNKLFMSGPIWFSLVASENQEGDAPLPQIPASYLRIKDGSVPVSFIQKYLMKKLDLTSETEIEIKCMGQPVLPTLKLHSLVELWLDSTASASDRIPAIIGSSAKDFVMVLAYARKTPHP